A genomic stretch from Empedobacter stercoris includes:
- a CDS encoding Y-family DNA polymerase, translated as MMYALVDCNNFYASCERVFNPTLNGKPIVVLSNNDGCVIARSNEAKDLGIPMGAPAFEYESLFRLKKVYVFSSNYPLYADMSNRVMTILQSYCPDVEIYSIDESFLLFKGFENFNLIDYAQDIKRKIYNLTKIPVCIGIAPTKALAKAANRIAKKFPNHHDGVYMIDSEVKIEKALKWMKCEDIWGIGRRLSKRLAYIGCKNAYDFTRLEDEYIKRNFSIVELRLKKELLGESVLKLEEIQRKKSIATTRSFEKTINDYDNLKERVSTFAISCAEKLRKEKSKCNIITVFVMTNRFDEKQSFISNSLSTTLDFDTNSSIVLSKAALFLLDKIVPSEGKVPDYKKAGVIVSAITPDDQVQMNLFNNESPKHKALMAVMDQLNSTYGNHMLILGSQDTRRKWKMKQERLSPCYTTKFTDILNVY; from the coding sequence ATGATGTATGCTTTAGTTGATTGTAATAATTTTTACGCTTCATGTGAACGTGTATTTAATCCTACATTAAATGGTAAACCTATTGTGGTATTATCTAATAATGATGGATGTGTTATTGCTCGCTCCAATGAAGCTAAAGATCTGGGTATTCCTATGGGAGCACCTGCCTTTGAATATGAAAGCCTTTTTAGATTGAAAAAAGTATATGTTTTTTCCTCTAATTACCCTTTGTATGCAGACATGAGTAATCGTGTAATGACTATCCTTCAATCTTATTGTCCAGATGTAGAAATTTATTCTATTGACGAGTCTTTTCTACTGTTTAAAGGATTTGAGAATTTTAATTTGATTGATTACGCGCAGGATATAAAAAGAAAAATTTATAATCTTACTAAGATTCCTGTTTGTATAGGAATTGCACCTACAAAAGCTTTGGCTAAAGCAGCTAATCGGATTGCTAAAAAATTCCCGAATCATCATGATGGTGTTTACATGATAGATTCTGAAGTGAAAATTGAAAAAGCTTTGAAGTGGATGAAATGTGAAGATATTTGGGGAATAGGACGTCGCTTATCCAAACGTTTAGCCTATATAGGTTGTAAAAATGCTTATGATTTTACAAGGTTAGAAGATGAATATATTAAACGTAATTTTTCCATTGTTGAATTGCGTTTAAAAAAAGAACTTTTAGGCGAAAGTGTATTAAAATTAGAAGAAATTCAGCGAAAAAAATCGATTGCAACTACTCGTAGTTTTGAGAAGACAATTAATGACTATGATAATTTAAAAGAACGGGTTTCTACTTTTGCTATTTCGTGTGCAGAAAAACTTAGAAAAGAAAAATCAAAATGCAACATCATTACCGTTTTTGTTATGACCAATCGTTTTGATGAAAAACAATCTTTTATTTCTAATAGTCTTAGTACAACCTTAGATTTTGATACAAATTCGAGTATTGTCTTATCGAAAGCCGCTTTGTTTTTATTAGATAAAATAGTACCATCTGAAGGAAAAGTCCCTGATTATAAAAAAGCAGGAGTAATTGTATCAGCTATAACACCAGACGATCAAGTACAAATGAATTTATTTAATAATGAGTCACCAAAACATAAAGCGTTGATGGCTGTAATGGATCAGCTAAATTCAACGTATGGAAATCATATGCTTATATTGGGTTCTCAAGATACCCGCCGAAAATGGAAAATGAAACAAGAGCGATTATCTCCATGTTATACTACAAAATTTACAGATATTTTAAACGTTTATTAA
- a CDS encoding LexA family protein, with protein sequence MVQFIQAPKFSDELINIPIKTDGEKRFVQFFGDVSAGFPSPAADFVQNNISLDEILLNHPEATYLNRVGGDSMYPEYLKGDLLIIRSDIEPRHHDDIIVSVNNSEYTFKRFDAVNKQLVSLNSKYKNCIQLEEEDVVIILGVVTDLVRHKRR encoded by the coding sequence ATGGTACAATTTATTCAAGCCCCTAAATTTTCAGACGAATTAATCAATATACCGATTAAAACAGATGGTGAAAAAAGATTTGTTCAATTTTTCGGTGATGTTTCAGCAGGTTTTCCTTCTCCTGCAGCAGATTTTGTCCAAAATAACATTAGCTTAGATGAAATTTTATTAAACCATCCAGAGGCAACTTATCTCAATCGTGTCGGTGGCGATAGTATGTATCCTGAATATCTAAAAGGTGATTTATTAATCATTCGATCTGACATAGAACCAAGACATCACGATGATATTATCGTTTCGGTCAATAACTCAGAATATACATTCAAACGTTTTGATGCAGTAAATAAACAATTAGTTTCTCTAAATTCTAAGTATAAAAACTGTATACAATTAGAAGAAGAGGATGTGGTAATCATATTAGGAGTTGTAACAGATTTAGTTAGACATAAAAGAAGATAA